In Tiliqua scincoides isolate rTilSci1 chromosome 1, rTilSci1.hap2, whole genome shotgun sequence, the following are encoded in one genomic region:
- the LOC136645866 gene encoding serotriflin-like, which yields MTGANIGNTNGGWLIILIVTVGMFRQLYITLQWNAPLESIPAPCRSYINLRTWSNKAAKSAWQWAKQCNPVSSPEKMRTVDGTVCGETRLQSINAISWSNIIDVWVAKRSNFKYGVGAIDSKKDVYGYTQLIWYNTHEIGCAVVHCKDNEYKFFYVCHTCPAGNIKKLIPIPYKNGPSCDDCPNRCEEKLCTNL from the exons ATGACAGGAGCCAATATTGGAAATACAAATGGAGGTTGGCTGATAATCCTAATTGTGACTGTGGGAATGTTCCGCCAACTTTACATCACGTTGCAATGGAATGCTCCCTTAGAAAGTATTCCAGCTCCCTGCAGGAGCTACATCAACTTGAGG ACGTGGAGCAACAAAGCTGCTAAGAGTGCTTGGCAATGGGCTAAGCAATGTAATCCAGTATCTAGTCCTGAGAAGATGCGAACCGTGGATG GAACCGTATGTGGTGAAACTAGACTGCAATCAATTAATGCCATCTCCTGGTCTAATATAATTGACGTATGGGTTGCTAAAAGGTCCAATTTCAAGTATGGTGTTGGGGCAATAGACTCAAAGAAAGACGTTTATGGCTATACGCAG CTCATTTggtataatacacatgagattgGATGTGCAGTTGTTCACTGCAAGGATAACGAATATAAATTTTTCTATGTCTGCCATACCTGCCCTGC AGGCAACATAAAGAAACTAATACCAATACCCTACAAAAATGGCCCATCATGTGACGATTGCCCTAATCGCTGTGAGGAAAAGCTCTGCA CCAATCTATAA